The following proteins are encoded in a genomic region of bacterium:
- a CDS encoding copper homeostasis protein CutC: protein MNLEICLDNYESLMTAVNSGADRIELCASLKEGGLTPPYSFIETALKVQIPVFVMIRPRSCDFLYSGGELELMLKDIHMAKKLGAPGVVFGVLTESGEIDVAAMKSLMNEARGLEVTFHRAVDQVSDICNAVDILIELGVKRILSSGQKVSAYEGMDTLARMVLHANNRIMIMAAAGVVPSNVREIVEKTHVHEVHSSAATFRRSHMKYVKGEAEMGDGKDFSLTVTDGEMVRQLKNNIKGK from the coding sequence ATGAATCTTGAAATATGCCTCGACAACTATGAATCGTTGATGACCGCGGTAAATTCTGGAGCGGACCGGATAGAACTATGCGCCAGTTTGAAAGAAGGGGGCTTAACGCCTCCTTATTCATTCATCGAAACCGCCTTGAAGGTCCAGATTCCGGTGTTTGTCATGATCAGGCCCCGCAGTTGTGATTTCTTGTATTCGGGCGGTGAATTGGAGCTGATGCTCAAAGATATCCATATGGCAAAAAAGCTGGGCGCGCCGGGTGTTGTTTTTGGCGTTTTGACAGAGTCGGGTGAAATCGATGTTGCCGCCATGAAGTCCTTGATGAACGAGGCCAGGGGGCTGGAGGTCACGTTTCATCGGGCGGTGGACCAGGTGAGCGATATCTGTAATGCCGTCGACATTTTAATCGAACTGGGCGTTAAGCGCATCTTGAGCTCCGGACAGAAGGTGAGTGCCTATGAGGGAATGGATACGCTTGCCCGCATGGTTCTCCATGCGAACAATCGAATCATGATCATGGCCGCGGCAGGGGTGGTTCCTTCCAATGTCAGGGAAATTGTGGAGAAAACGCATGTGCATGAGGTCCATTCTTCCGCCGCAACGTTTCGCCGCAGTCATATGAAATACGTCAAAGGTGAAGCGGAAATGGGTGATGGGAAGGATTTTTCCCTGACGGTGACCGATGGGGAGATGGTTCGACAGCTCAAAAATAATATCAAGGGGAAATAA
- a CDS encoding acetylxylan esterase, translated as MGVTLWENLSNQVEVMARKALSDVGTLEDWKQLRPQIKADFMASMGLNPLPEKCDLKITEYGAFSGKGFRGRRIGFQILPDCWSSACVYYPETMKAERLPGVLYVCGHGGVGTLELQSHPIMWARRGYVCLIVDTIEQNDNPGEHHGFDVGKLDAWMSMGYTSSGGELWNAIRALDVLAADSHVDPARLAVTGVSGGGACSFHLAVADERIKAVSTLCGISTPFDAIANRHLISHCNCMYPNNLYRRDTSEYAALIAPRAALFCFADDDLIFHADITRALVERTRKVYALYGQEPQCGLVTCPGGHGDHPEFDEATSRWFDRQVAGAEHPMLKRGENELSEKEVAVFNGCPPVPNRMELLPHLISPRGSLPLPEDLQEWGAIRHRALAALPAFPGDDGKSFLKPTGVWRLPEGTTYEHRGQIEGMALWMYLLTPAKKCRKLILGIAGPGGGARDILGDIHGAMPPGAAVCGGFEPRLAGLTCLAAENFVFSIRKLLALAFPMTGSTPVMMTSHDIDVAVDTLAGIKELAGYEIYLYGKGDAGVAALYSGIKDERIAGVILEDAPGSHLDGAPILGVLRAFDMPQAVGLMAPRKVALVNPSHHGWTWPGRVYDRLGCPERFIEAATLHEAVTQILG; from the coding sequence ATGGGTGTGACTCTTTGGGAAAACTTGTCTAATCAGGTCGAGGTCATGGCGCGCAAGGCGTTGAGCGATGTGGGTACGCTTGAGGACTGGAAGCAGTTGCGGCCTCAAATCAAGGCCGATTTCATGGCTTCCATGGGCCTGAATCCGCTTCCCGAAAAGTGTGATCTGAAAATAACCGAGTACGGGGCTTTTTCGGGTAAAGGATTTCGTGGACGCCGGATCGGGTTCCAGATCCTGCCGGATTGCTGGTCCTCTGCGTGTGTGTATTACCCGGAAACCATGAAGGCGGAACGGCTGCCGGGAGTGCTGTATGTCTGTGGTCATGGGGGCGTCGGGACCCTTGAGTTGCAGAGTCATCCTATCATGTGGGCGCGCAGGGGGTATGTCTGCCTGATCGTTGACACCATTGAACAGAATGACAATCCGGGGGAGCACCATGGATTCGACGTCGGCAAGCTCGATGCCTGGATGTCGATGGGGTATACCTCTTCGGGCGGCGAGTTGTGGAATGCCATCCGGGCGCTGGATGTGCTCGCGGCCGATTCCCATGTTGATCCGGCTCGCCTGGCGGTGACCGGAGTCTCAGGCGGAGGGGCCTGCAGTTTTCACCTGGCAGTGGCAGACGAACGGATCAAGGCCGTCTCAACCTTGTGCGGGATCAGCACCCCTTTTGACGCCATTGCCAACCGGCACCTGATCAGCCACTGTAACTGCATGTATCCCAATAATCTCTATCGCCGGGACACCAGCGAGTATGCCGCGCTTATCGCGCCTCGTGCGGCGCTGTTTTGTTTTGCGGATGACGACCTCATTTTTCATGCCGACATCACCCGGGCGCTGGTCGAGCGCACCCGGAAAGTGTATGCCTTGTATGGGCAGGAGCCCCAGTGCGGGCTGGTCACCTGTCCCGGCGGACACGGGGACCATCCGGAATTCGATGAGGCGACCAGCCGGTGGTTTGACCGGCAGGTGGCCGGGGCGGAGCATCCGATGCTCAAGCGGGGCGAGAATGAACTGTCGGAAAAAGAGGTGGCGGTGTTTAATGGATGTCCGCCGGTACCGAATCGGATGGAGCTTTTGCCTCACTTGATTTCACCACGGGGAAGTTTGCCGTTGCCGGAGGATCTGCAGGAGTGGGGCGCGATCCGCCACCGGGCGTTGGCCGCGCTTCCGGCCTTCCCGGGCGATGATGGAAAATCCTTTTTGAAGCCGACGGGAGTCTGGCGTTTGCCAGAGGGAACAACCTATGAGCATCGCGGCCAGATTGAAGGCATGGCGCTTTGGATGTATCTGCTTACCCCTGCCAAGAAGTGCCGGAAATTGATCCTGGGCATTGCCGGTCCTGGTGGCGGGGCGAGGGATATCCTGGGCGATATACATGGGGCCATGCCGCCGGGGGCCGCGGTTTGCGGCGGGTTTGAGCCCCGTCTCGCCGGGCTCACTTGTCTCGCCGCGGAAAACTTTGTGTTTTCCATTCGCAAGCTTCTGGCGTTGGCCTTCCCCATGACGGGAAGCACGCCGGTGATGATGACGAGTCACGATATTGATGTGGCGGTCGACACTCTCGCGGGAATCAAGGAACTGGCCGGGTACGAGATTTATCTGTATGGCAAGGGGGACGCCGGCGTAGCGGCATTGTATAGCGGCATTAAGGATGAACGGATTGCCGGGGTCATCCTGGAAGATGCCCCTGGCTCCCATCTGGACGGGGCACCGATTCTGGGCGTTTTGCGGGCCTTTGATATGCCCCAGGCGGTGGGACTCATGGCGCCGCGTAAGGTGGCCCTGGTCAACCCGAGTCATCACGGGTGGACCTGGCCGGGGCGGGTATATGACCGGTTGGGGTGTCCGGAACGGTTCATCGAAGCGGCTACGCTACACGAGGCGGTAACTCAAATACTGGGCTGA
- a CDS encoding D-serine ammonia-lyase, with product MNINTQSLAIEKIKAAQPLFWENPGWKPVGECLKSLPLTFQDMLDAEARLQRFAPLLAECFPELNASGGLIESALIPCPKLAARFAREDGVEGLAGVYVKADHALPVAGSIKARGGIYAVLHFAEKVARESGAMDDRLDYRQLLSPGFRKLFGEYELSVGSTGNLGLSIGIMGTALGFRVTVHMSREAKAWKKQRLRHRGVNVVEHASDYTAACVEARRIADGNPKIHFIDDENSLELFLGYSVALLRLKAQFAEAGIRVDATHPVFFYLPCGVGGAPGGITFAARQVFGDFARCCFVEPVQAPCMTVGLITGKHADASIYDFGLTLKTDADGLAVSCPSRFVGKLMEPLLSACITLTDRDMYRYLLAMYEVEGMEVEPSSSSACGGVKMLYKTEEGLAFLTKNDLPLHPGSATHIFWTTGGLFVPAEQHAAYREKAREVI from the coding sequence ATGAATATCAATACGCAGAGCTTAGCCATTGAGAAAATCAAGGCCGCACAACCGCTTTTCTGGGAAAATCCCGGCTGGAAGCCGGTCGGGGAATGCCTTAAATCACTTCCTTTGACCTTCCAGGATATGCTTGATGCGGAAGCCCGGCTGCAGCGTTTTGCACCCTTGCTGGCGGAATGTTTTCCGGAGTTGAATGCGAGCGGCGGGCTCATTGAATCCGCCCTGATTCCCTGCCCCAAGCTCGCTGCCCGGTTTGCTCGTGAGGATGGGGTCGAGGGGCTTGCTGGGGTATACGTTAAGGCGGACCACGCATTGCCCGTCGCTGGCTCTATCAAGGCGCGCGGCGGTATATACGCCGTACTCCACTTTGCCGAGAAGGTGGCCCGGGAATCGGGGGCCATGGATGACCGCCTTGACTACCGTCAGCTGTTAAGTCCTGGATTTCGCAAGCTGTTTGGCGAGTATGAACTTTCGGTGGGGAGTACCGGAAATCTCGGGCTGAGCATTGGCATCATGGGGACTGCTCTGGGCTTCCGTGTCACCGTCCATATGTCCCGGGAAGCGAAGGCGTGGAAGAAGCAACGCCTGCGCCACCGCGGGGTGAATGTCGTTGAACATGCCTCAGACTATACGGCGGCGTGTGTCGAGGCGCGCCGGATCGCGGATGGAAATCCCAAAATTCATTTTATTGATGATGAGAACTCCCTGGAGCTTTTCCTGGGTTACAGCGTCGCGCTCCTGCGGTTAAAAGCACAGTTCGCGGAAGCCGGAATCAGGGTGGATGCGACGCATCCGGTATTTTTCTATCTCCCCTGCGGGGTGGGGGGCGCACCGGGTGGAATTACGTTTGCCGCGCGCCAGGTATTCGGAGACTTTGCCCGCTGCTGTTTCGTCGAGCCCGTGCAGGCCCCCTGCATGACCGTAGGTCTTATAACCGGGAAACATGCCGATGCCAGCATCTATGATTTCGGGCTGACGCTGAAGACGGATGCTGACGGTCTGGCCGTGTCCTGTCCCTCCCGTTTCGTGGGCAAACTGATGGAGCCATTGCTGAGCGCCTGCATCACGCTGACCGACAGGGATATGTATCGCTATCTGTTGGCCATGTATGAGGTCGAGGGGATGGAGGTGGAGCCTTCGTCATCCTCTGCCTGCGGAGGAGTTAAAATGCTCTACAAAACAGAGGAGGGATTGGCATTCCTCACGAAAAATGATTTGCCGCTCCATCCTGGTTCCGCCACTCACATTTTCTGGACAACCGGTGGGCTTTTTGTCCCCGCCGAA
- a CDS encoding SGNH/GDSL hydrolase family protein: MMNIMALCLVLLVGTGVAQQPTTTMELAKILPVMVGLLPPAGTAPEALLIKSGDRVAFIGDSITAYGGYVRLTAYVLKMAYPEIKLPQFISAGVSGQKAEGMEPRFEKDMQLTNAPTWIFISVGINDVMHRLGPPHDPAVLAAYQENVTRMVVKAQKAGAKVVLLAPTIIQEDPATEGNKRLTLYVEAMQRIAIEKKCGFVDLHGMFLEALARKPAGLKLTIDGVHMGPYGDSLMAIGVLRALGVPDAKIASIDLTPIMNLRLTMPVERAAKELEVPLSRLFSLPGIGFSL; this comes from the coding sequence ATGATGAACATCATGGCCCTTTGCTTGGTCCTGCTTGTGGGGACGGGCGTTGCGCAGCAGCCTACCACGACCATGGAGTTGGCCAAGATATTGCCCGTGATGGTGGGACTCCTGCCGCCGGCGGGAACGGCCCCGGAAGCCCTGCTGATCAAGTCCGGTGACAGGGTCGCGTTCATCGGGGACAGTATTACCGCGTATGGTGGCTATGTCCGGCTGACGGCCTATGTATTGAAGATGGCCTATCCCGAAATCAAACTCCCCCAGTTCATCAGCGCGGGCGTGAGCGGGCAGAAAGCCGAGGGCATGGAGCCGCGTTTTGAAAAGGACATGCAACTGACCAACGCGCCGACCTGGATTTTTATCAGTGTCGGCATTAACGATGTCATGCACCGGCTTGGGCCGCCGCATGATCCTGCCGTTTTGGCGGCCTATCAGGAAAATGTAACCAGGATGGTTGTCAAGGCCCAGAAGGCCGGCGCCAAGGTGGTCCTTCTGGCGCCAACCATCATTCAGGAAGATCCCGCTACCGAGGGGAATAAACGGCTGACCCTGTATGTGGAGGCAATGCAGCGGATTGCCATCGAAAAAAAATGCGGCTTTGTGGACCTCCATGGGATGTTCCTTGAAGCCCTTGCTCGGAAACCTGCCGGGCTGAAATTGACCATCGATGGCGTGCACATGGGGCCTTATGGTGATTCACTCATGGCGATAGGGGTGCTGCGTGCGCTGGGTGTGCCGGATGCAAAGATCGCTTCGATTGATCTGACCCCTATCATGAACCTGCGGTTGACGATGCCAGTTGAGCGGGCGGCGAAAGAGCTCGAGGTTCCCCTGTCGCGGCTTTTCAGTCTCCCGGGGATTGGGTTTTCATTGTAA